The following proteins come from a genomic window of Chryseobacterium glaciei:
- a CDS encoding class I SAM-dependent methyltransferase — translation MSKINKTVKALQNIAQDPSLLNLVLNDRNVKKKEFLKKYPHLETLPQINLLDLSGGSFDETIDLCFLDGGSIPTDLALLKTLAKGKKSYFEIGTWRGESVWNVAKVINDCTTFNLSEKDLLELGVDKKYADLHGIISKKNPEILHLEGNSKTFDFGSLNKKYDLIFIDGDHCYEMVKNDTEKVFQHLVHENTVVVWHDYAFNPEKVRYEVFQGILDGLPKNFHQNLYHVANSMCAVFIKGDFKTKAFESLQEPEFLFEVNLKIKK, via the coding sequence GTGAGTAAGATCAACAAAACTGTCAAAGCATTACAAAATATAGCTCAGGATCCAAGCTTGCTTAACTTGGTGCTTAACGACAGAAATGTAAAGAAAAAAGAATTTCTTAAAAAATATCCTCATTTGGAAACCCTTCCTCAGATCAATCTTCTTGATCTGAGTGGAGGATCTTTTGATGAAACCATTGATTTATGCTTTCTGGATGGAGGTTCAATTCCAACAGATTTGGCCTTGTTAAAGACTTTAGCAAAAGGAAAGAAAAGCTATTTTGAAATCGGAACATGGAGAGGAGAAAGTGTTTGGAATGTTGCAAAAGTGATTAATGATTGCACAACTTTTAACCTTTCAGAAAAAGACTTGTTGGAACTCGGTGTAGATAAAAAATATGCCGACCTTCATGGAATTATTTCCAAAAAAAATCCTGAAATCCTTCATTTAGAAGGAAACTCAAAAACGTTTGATTTCGGAAGCTTAAATAAAAAATACGACCTTATTTTCATCGACGGAGATCATTGCTATGAAATGGTAAAAAACGATACTGAAAAGGTTTTCCAACATCTTGTACATGAAAATACGGTGGTTGTTTGGCATGATTACGCCTTTAATCCTGAAAAGGTCAGATATGAAGTTTTTCAGGGGATTTTGGATGGTTTACCTAAAAATTTTCATCAAAACTTATATCATGTAGCCAATTCGATGTGTGCGGTTTTTATTAAAGGTGATTTTAAAACCAAAGCTTTTGAAAGTTTACAGGAACCTGAGTTTTTATTTGAAGTAAATTTGAAAATAAAAAAATAG
- a CDS encoding glycosyltransferase yields MKFLIIIPAHNEEDNLSFTLNSLQQQSFKDYKIVVVNDGSTDQTSEIIKKYTDQDSRFETINLQKSAHQPGSKVVNAFKNGLKTQNINEFDIICKFDADIILPENYLEIIEKSFQNNPKNGLIGGLLYIEKNGEWIYEGNSNKHHVRGPMKAYRKECFIEIGGLRETLGWDNIDSILLENLGWKEVVLPELQVKLIKVKGADYTVKESDYYGRYFYFLGLKRFLAYVASSKEAMKSKSIPFFFQIIKSYENCRSKKLELKITKDEQKIINDKRWEALKKKWLRI; encoded by the coding sequence GTGAAATTTTTAATTATCATTCCTGCACATAACGAAGAAGATAATCTTTCATTTACTTTAAATTCTTTACAACAGCAAAGTTTTAAGGATTATAAAATTGTGGTTGTTAATGATGGTTCAACGGACCAGACCTCTGAAATTATCAAAAAATATACAGATCAGGATTCTCGTTTTGAAACCATAAATCTTCAAAAATCAGCACATCAACCGGGCTCAAAAGTGGTTAACGCTTTTAAAAATGGGTTAAAAACTCAAAATATAAATGAGTTTGACATTATTTGTAAGTTTGATGCAGATATTATTTTGCCTGAAAATTATCTTGAAATTATAGAGAAATCCTTTCAAAATAACCCTAAAAATGGTTTGATTGGAGGACTTTTATACATCGAAAAAAATGGAGAATGGATATATGAAGGGAATTCAAATAAACATCATGTAAGAGGCCCGATGAAGGCTTATCGAAAGGAATGTTTCATCGAAATCGGAGGGTTAAGGGAAACATTAGGCTGGGATAATATTGATTCTATTTTGCTTGAAAATTTAGGCTGGAAAGAAGTCGTTTTACCCGAATTACAGGTGAAATTAATTAAAGTAAAAGGCGCAGATTATACCGTAAAAGAATCTGATTATTACGGGAGATATTTTTATTTTCTGGGCTTAAAAAGATTTCTGGCTTACGTCGCGTCTTCCAAAGAAGCAATGAAAAGCAAATCAATTCCATTTTTCTTCCAAATTATTAAGTCTTACGAAAATTGCAGATCAAAAAAATTGGAACTGAAAATTACTAAAGACGAACAGAAAATCATCAACGACAAACGTTGGGAAGCTTTGAAAAAAAAGTGGTTAAGGATTTAG
- a CDS encoding FkbM family methyltransferase yields the protein MSLYQRIAEKLQYISPNFYKKRYFKTLNHLNKDNFSARNVEPELVWIKEYLPKKAVILDIGANVGTFLYQLENKLDHNHIYAFEPNKKLYRRLKRLFPRINVFPLALSDENTTAEFKVPIINGKMIASRGTLNTLYKEKGEEKSYTEKVKVIKLDDWAAIEHFNRLDFIKIDVEGNEMKTLLGAKKTIQQFSPTLMVEMEQRHHDKPIWNEISEVESWGYEAKYLNRHNFELEKLTEEILTKNTNDEKNKTEYINNIIFIPKNL from the coding sequence ATGTCTTTATACCAAAGAATTGCAGAAAAACTACAATATATTAGTCCGAATTTCTATAAAAAAAGATATTTTAAGACCTTAAACCATCTTAATAAAGATAATTTTTCGGCTCGTAATGTAGAACCAGAATTGGTCTGGATCAAAGAATATTTGCCAAAAAAAGCAGTCATTCTTGATATCGGAGCCAACGTTGGAACCTTCCTCTATCAGCTGGAAAACAAGTTGGATCATAACCATATTTATGCTTTTGAACCCAACAAAAAACTGTACCGCCGCCTGAAAAGATTATTCCCGAGAATAAACGTTTTTCCTTTGGCACTTTCTGACGAAAATACAACTGCCGAGTTTAAAGTTCCCATTATCAATGGTAAGATGATCGCGTCCCGAGGAACGCTGAACACTTTATATAAAGAAAAAGGCGAAGAAAAGAGCTATACTGAAAAAGTAAAGGTCATCAAATTGGATGATTGGGCTGCAATCGAACACTTCAACAGACTGGATTTCATTAAAATAGATGTTGAGGGAAATGAAATGAAAACGCTTTTAGGAGCAAAGAAAACCATTCAACAGTTTTCACCTACTTTAATGGTTGAGATGGAACAAAGACACCACGACAAACCCATCTGGAATGAAATTTCTGAAGTTGAAAGCTGGGGATATGAAGCAAAATATCTGAACAGACACAATTTTGAGCTTGAAAAACTGACTGAAGAAATTCTAACAAAAAACACCAACGACGAAAAAAATAAAACGGAATACATCAACAACATTATTTTTATACCTAAAAACCTTTAA
- a CDS encoding lipopolysaccharide biosynthesis protein: MSVVARQGFKYSIIGYIGFLLGTISAIFIFPYDFEFYGKLRYILPAAEMLVPFVVLGISYSNVKFFHTVEKDGKKQNMLSLSLLTVLINFVVFSVIFFVLPYFYPKFRLSEAWKNKEMILPLILILSFCAIFNKYTSNYKRIVVSNIFDNLFPKIANLGAFCLFFYFAFSQKVAFAFFFGIFTLMLFGYIYYTNKLEKIQLDFNTDYFKKNNFWKEFFNYSFFGFLGTFGNYLAINSFMIGEYLGMEEVGIYSVLYALISLISIPQLGLFNISAPIINKTLADGDMEELDRFHKKTSLSLYFLGAVLFSCIMVGFPFLTQFMPKNGTMLREYEPVVWIWGSAVLVDLATGFNGNIISLSKYYRFNILVMLLLAGLTIGLNLYFIKNTDLKLIGIALSTAISLTTYNVIKIIFNYVVFKVSPLTIEMIFVSIICTLAITVAIVLPTFDNNFINLIYKPTVVLVLIYIGNYFTKIFPIEDYLNIRFIKSVFKIK; this comes from the coding sequence ATGAGCGTAGTAGCAAGGCAAGGCTTCAAATATTCCATTATCGGTTATATTGGTTTTTTGTTGGGTACAATTTCTGCAATTTTCATTTTCCCTTATGATTTTGAATTTTACGGAAAATTGCGCTACATCCTTCCTGCAGCTGAAATGCTGGTTCCTTTTGTTGTTTTAGGAATTTCTTATTCTAATGTGAAATTTTTTCACACCGTAGAAAAAGATGGTAAAAAACAGAATATGCTTTCGCTTTCTTTGCTTACTGTTCTTATTAATTTTGTTGTATTCAGTGTAATATTTTTTGTTCTCCCCTATTTTTATCCAAAATTTAGACTTTCAGAAGCGTGGAAGAACAAAGAAATGATTCTTCCGTTGATATTAATTCTTTCCTTTTGCGCGATCTTTAATAAATATACTTCTAACTACAAAAGAATCGTTGTTTCTAATATTTTTGATAACCTTTTTCCGAAAATAGCCAATTTAGGAGCATTTTGTTTATTCTTTTATTTTGCTTTTTCACAGAAAGTTGCATTTGCTTTTTTCTTTGGGATTTTCACTTTAATGCTTTTCGGTTACATTTATTACACCAATAAATTAGAAAAAATACAACTCGATTTCAACACAGATTATTTTAAGAAAAATAATTTCTGGAAAGAGTTTTTTAATTATAGTTTTTTTGGATTTCTAGGAACATTCGGAAATTATTTAGCTATTAACAGCTTTATGATTGGAGAATATCTAGGAATGGAAGAAGTCGGAATTTACTCGGTTTTATACGCTCTTATTTCTTTAATATCTATTCCCCAATTGGGATTATTTAATATTTCTGCGCCAATTATCAATAAAACATTGGCAGATGGAGATATGGAAGAACTGGATAGATTTCACAAAAAAACGTCTTTATCCTTATATTTTTTAGGTGCCGTTTTGTTCTCATGCATCATGGTCGGATTTCCTTTTTTAACGCAGTTTATGCCTAAGAACGGGACAATGCTGAGAGAATACGAACCCGTAGTTTGGATCTGGGGTTCTGCAGTTTTAGTTGACCTTGCGACAGGATTCAACGGAAATATTATTTCACTTTCTAAATATTATCGTTTTAATATTTTAGTTATGCTTTTATTGGCGGGATTAACAATTGGGCTGAATCTTTATTTCATTAAAAACACAGATTTAAAATTGATCGGAATTGCCTTATCTACAGCAATTTCACTTACAACTTACAACGTTATTAAAATCATTTTTAATTATGTTGTCTTTAAAGTTTCTCCGTTGACGATTGAAATGATTTTCGTTTCGATTATCTGTACTTTAGCGATAACTGTTGCGATTGTGTTGCCTACTTTTGATAATAACTTCATCAATTTAATCTACAAACCGACCGTTGTTTTAGTATTAATTTATATTGGAAATTATTTCACTAAAATCTTCCCAATTGAAGATTATTTAAATATCAGATTTATAAAAAGTGTTTTTAAAATCAAGTAG
- a CDS encoding DEAD/DEAH box helicase, with protein sequence MNLFTESNLSPDILKAVGELGYESPTEIQKQTIPFILSDIRDLIALAQTGTGKTAAFSLPILDMIDDTSRKIQFLVLCPTRELCLQISKDIKNYSKYMKDIKTTAVYGGSSIMDQIRSLKDKPQIIVGTPGRVIDLINRKALDFSAIHWLVLDEADEMLSMGFKDELETILRETPETKQTFLFSATMNKEVERISKNYLTKPHRISVGSINEVKKNIKHEYYVVGYRNKKEALKRLIDANPNQYSILFCRTRMETQEVADFLMQNGYAADALHGDLSQAQRDTVMKKFRLKNIDILVATDVAARGLDVDSLTHVIHYSLPDDPEVFVHRSGRTGRAGKDGISISLIKPEESRKLKQIKSTTKIDIVEKFIPTGAEVIKAQVGGVFEKLLTVHEDIFEFDDSLIPDLSAFTKEELVHKLLQFQLKDLALYYKDKHDLVDQKFSNRDDDYPRRDRDRGRDRDRDRGGRDRDTRSSGDRDRGGRERSGKPRRKNEDMVRFFFNLGKKDQLKKLDVLDIINKATTPAEGSKKRAEIGDIEILEKFSFFEIEKSFKGELLNNIASMKFKGKDMRAEEAN encoded by the coding sequence ATGAATTTATTTACGGAGTCCAATTTAAGTCCTGACATTCTTAAGGCAGTTGGCGAACTGGGTTATGAAAGCCCAACAGAAATCCAAAAACAGACTATCCCTTTTATTCTTTCAGATATTCGCGACTTGATCGCACTTGCGCAAACAGGGACAGGCAAAACAGCAGCGTTTTCGCTTCCGATTTTGGATATGATTGACGATACGAGTCGCAAAATCCAATTTTTGGTGCTTTGTCCGACACGAGAACTATGTCTTCAGATTTCTAAAGACATAAAAAATTACTCCAAATACATGAAAGACATCAAAACTACAGCAGTTTACGGTGGAAGCAGTATTATGGACCAAATTAGATCTCTAAAGGATAAGCCACAGATTATTGTAGGTACTCCAGGAAGAGTTATCGACCTTATCAACAGAAAAGCACTAGACTTTTCTGCTATTCATTGGTTAGTTTTAGACGAAGCTGATGAAATGCTTTCAATGGGTTTCAAAGACGAATTGGAAACAATTTTGAGAGAAACTCCTGAAACAAAACAAACTTTCTTATTCTCTGCAACGATGAATAAAGAAGTGGAAAGAATTTCTAAAAATTATCTTACAAAACCACACCGTATTTCTGTGGGTTCTATTAACGAGGTTAAGAAGAACATCAAACATGAATATTACGTTGTTGGGTACCGTAACAAAAAAGAAGCTCTTAAGAGATTAATTGATGCAAACCCTAACCAGTATTCAATTTTGTTCTGTAGAACAAGAATGGAGACTCAGGAAGTTGCAGATTTCTTAATGCAGAACGGTTACGCAGCTGATGCTCTTCACGGAGATCTTTCTCAAGCGCAGAGAGATACTGTAATGAAGAAATTCAGATTGAAAAACATCGATATTTTGGTTGCAACAGATGTTGCGGCGAGAGGATTGGATGTGGATTCACTAACTCACGTTATCCATTATTCTTTACCTGATGATCCTGAAGTATTCGTTCACAGAAGTGGAAGAACAGGTAGAGCAGGAAAAGACGGGATTTCAATCTCTTTAATCAAGCCTGAAGAAAGCAGAAAATTAAAGCAGATAAAATCTACAACGAAAATTGATATCGTTGAAAAATTTATACCAACAGGAGCAGAGGTTATCAAAGCTCAGGTTGGAGGAGTTTTCGAAAAGTTATTGACAGTGCATGAAGATATATTTGAATTTGATGATAGCTTGATCCCGGATCTAAGCGCGTTCACAAAGGAAGAATTGGTACACAAATTATTGCAGTTCCAATTGAAAGATCTTGCATTGTACTACAAAGATAAACATGATCTTGTTGACCAGAAATTCAGCAACAGAGATGATGACTATCCTAGAAGAGACAGAGATAGAGGTCGTGATAGAGACAGAGATAGAGGAGGAAGAGATCGCGATACTAGAAGCAGCGGAGATAGAGACAGAGGAGGAAGAGAACGCAGTGGAAAACCTAGGAGAAAGAATGAAGATATGGTAAGATTCTTCTTCAACTTGGGCAAGAAAGATCAATTGAAAAAATTAGATGTTTTAGATATTATCAACAAAGCGACTACTCCTGCAGAAGGTAGTAAGAAAAGAGCCGAAATTGGTGACATTGAAATTTTAGAGAAATTCTCTTTCTTTGAAATAGAAAAATCATTTAAAGGAGAGCTTTTGAATAATATTGCATCAATGAAATTCAAAGGAAAAGATATGAGAGCTGAAGAGGCGAATTAA
- the aspA gene encoding aspartate ammonia-lyase, whose amino-acid sequence MENFRKESDLLGELYVPVDAYYGVQTQRAIDNFKISGQLLSSYPDFIRGLAFVKKAAAKTNYELGLLDEELYFKIAETCDELISGQLHDQFPVDMIQGGAGTSINMNANEVIANRVLEKLGKNKGEYEFCSPNDHINLSQSTNDAYPTAIKMGLLQMNIGLVDRLQKIVEAFRAKGEEFQDVIKMGRTQLQDAVPMTMGQEFEAFAANLEEDISKLNSNADLFVEVNMGATAIGTGINAPVGYATLCAKNLTQITGFPIVSAPNLVEATPDTGAYVIYSSAMKRLAVKLSKICNDLRLLSSGPRAGLFEINLPPMQPGSSIMPGKVNPVIPEVVNQVCYKVIGNDLTVTFAAEAGQLQLNVMEPVLSHAIMENINFLCNALDTLRDKCVVGITANKEVCLNMVKHSIGIVTALNPYIGYKQSTQIAKESLETGNSVYNLVLEKGLLSQEKLDEILDPKNMLKPHNK is encoded by the coding sequence ATGGAAAATTTCAGAAAAGAAAGTGATCTATTAGGTGAACTCTATGTTCCCGTGGATGCTTATTATGGAGTTCAGACCCAAAGAGCGATTGATAATTTCAAAATTTCGGGACAATTGCTTTCTTCATACCCCGATTTCATTAGGGGATTGGCTTTTGTGAAAAAAGCAGCAGCTAAAACCAATTATGAATTAGGTTTGCTTGATGAAGAATTATATTTCAAAATTGCTGAAACTTGTGACGAATTAATTTCAGGGCAACTTCACGACCAATTTCCTGTAGACATGATTCAGGGTGGGGCGGGAACTTCGATCAACATGAATGCAAACGAAGTAATTGCCAATAGAGTGTTGGAAAAATTAGGTAAAAATAAAGGTGAATACGAATTTTGTTCGCCAAACGATCATATCAACCTTTCACAATCAACAAACGATGCATATCCTACTGCTATAAAAATGGGATTATTGCAGATGAATATTGGATTGGTAGACAGGCTTCAAAAAATTGTTGAAGCTTTCCGTGCGAAAGGAGAGGAGTTTCAGGATGTCATTAAAATGGGAAGAACCCAGCTTCAGGATGCTGTTCCAATGACGATGGGACAAGAATTTGAAGCGTTTGCAGCCAATTTGGAAGAAGATATTTCTAAATTAAACAGCAACGCAGATCTTTTTGTTGAAGTGAACATGGGAGCTACAGCAATCGGAACAGGAATTAACGCCCCGGTTGGGTATGCAACACTTTGTGCTAAAAATTTAACTCAAATTACAGGTTTTCCAATCGTTTCAGCGCCAAATTTGGTTGAAGCTACACCAGATACAGGTGCTTATGTGATTTATTCTTCAGCAATGAAGCGTCTTGCCGTGAAATTATCAAAGATTTGTAATGATTTGAGATTGCTTTCTTCCGGGCCCAGAGCCGGATTGTTCGAAATTAATTTACCTCCAATGCAGCCGGGATCTTCAATTATGCCAGGGAAAGTGAATCCTGTAATTCCGGAAGTGGTTAATCAGGTTTGTTATAAGGTAATTGGAAATGATTTAACGGTGACTTTTGCAGCAGAAGCTGGTCAGTTACAGTTAAATGTAATGGAGCCCGTTCTTTCTCATGCAATTATGGAAAACATTAATTTCCTTTGCAATGCTTTAGATACATTGCGTGACAAATGTGTGGTTGGAATCACTGCAAACAAAGAAGTGTGCTTAAATATGGTTAAACACAGCATCGGAATTGTTACAGCTCTTAATCCATACATCGGTTACAAACAGTCTACACAGATTGCAAAAGAATCGTTGGAAACAGGAAATAGTGTATATAATTTAGTGTTGGAAAAAGGATTGCTTTCCCAAGAAAAATTGGATGAAATCCTTGATCCTAAAAACATGCTGAAACCTCATAATAAATAA
- a CDS encoding N-acetylmuramoyl-L-alanine amidase yields MRKTLYIIGLSAFVFSCTPQQNAKKSSYKPKSPVSQPKTAIKTQTPEKPKPQITNDHGVEFFTTNIADATKNDNTASYGSIVSAKPAGYKVVKTYFPAIAQNFRQRYLILHYTALPDEKSITVLSQQAVSAHYLVNNTGDNEIYQLVDENKRSYHAGVSSWRNDKNLNDTSIGIEIVNAGYTADATGKKLFVPFSDDQVKKVAALAKDIITRYQIPATNVLAHSDIAPTRKQDPGPFFPWKKLYDQYQIGMWYDEASKQSYYDLATSTDFTAKYNDPAFISSVQTQLQKFGYGLDLSGKWDDGTKKTIEAFQYHFRPQNYDGIMDAETWSILQALSLKYPVK; encoded by the coding sequence ATGCGTAAAACATTATATATCATCGGATTAAGTGCTTTCGTTTTTTCGTGTACTCCACAACAAAATGCGAAAAAAAGTTCTTACAAACCGAAAAGCCCAGTATCACAGCCAAAAACTGCAATAAAAACACAAACTCCTGAAAAACCAAAACCACAGATTACAAATGATCATGGTGTAGAATTTTTTACTACAAATATTGCAGATGCAACTAAAAATGATAACACCGCAAGTTACGGTTCTATCGTTTCAGCAAAACCTGCAGGATATAAAGTAGTGAAAACGTATTTCCCTGCAATCGCCCAAAACTTCAGACAGAGGTATCTTATCTTACATTATACGGCGTTACCGGATGAAAAATCGATAACTGTGCTTAGTCAGCAGGCTGTAAGTGCACATTATTTGGTGAATAATACAGGAGATAACGAGATCTATCAATTAGTAGATGAGAATAAGCGTTCTTATCACGCCGGAGTAAGCTCTTGGAGAAATGATAAAAATCTTAATGATACTTCTATCGGAATTGAAATCGTAAATGCAGGTTACACTGCAGATGCAACAGGAAAGAAATTATTCGTTCCTTTCAGCGATGATCAGGTGAAAAAAGTGGCTGCTTTGGCAAAAGATATTATTACGAGATACCAGATTCCTGCGACGAATGTGTTGGCACATTCAGATATTGCGCCTACAAGAAAACAGGATCCGGGACCTTTTTTTCCATGGAAAAAGCTTTATGATCAGTATCAAATAGGAATGTGGTACGATGAAGCTTCAAAACAAAGCTATTATGATTTGGCGACCTCTACAGATTTTACTGCAAAATACAATGATCCGGCATTTATTTCAAGTGTTCAGACTCAATTGCAAAAATTTGGATATGGATTAGATCTAAGTGGAAAATGGGACGATGGTACCAAAAAAACAATTGAAGCCTTTCAATATCATTTCCGTCCGCAAAACTATGATGGAATCATGGATGCCGAAACATGGTCGATATTACAAGCTTTAAGTCTAAAATACCCTGTAAAATAA
- a CDS encoding DUF2461 domain-containing protein, with protein MSANISTKTFDFIKKLTKNNNREWFNENKNLYTESQQNVISFLEELINKMGEFDEELAKLDPKKALFRIYRDTRFSKDKIPYKTNFGASLGMGKGSQKGGYYLHIEPGKSFLAGGIYMPESSVLKEVRKEISLYGDDFIKIINNKDFKKHFPELDQDDKLKKVPQGFEKEDPMGEYLKLKSFIVVYNLKDEEVLDENAAKNMSEIFKVMKPFNDFLNTPFL; from the coding sequence ATGTCCGCTAACATTTCTACAAAAACTTTCGATTTCATCAAAAAATTGACTAAAAACAACAATCGTGAATGGTTTAATGAAAACAAAAACCTTTACACAGAATCTCAGCAAAATGTAATTTCTTTTCTTGAAGAGCTTATCAATAAAATGGGAGAATTTGATGAAGAGCTGGCAAAATTAGATCCTAAAAAAGCATTATTCAGAATTTATAGAGATACGAGATTCTCAAAGGATAAAATCCCCTACAAAACCAATTTCGGAGCTTCGTTAGGAATGGGGAAAGGAAGCCAAAAAGGCGGATACTATCTTCACATAGAACCCGGAAAATCATTTCTAGCAGGCGGAATCTATATGCCTGAATCTTCTGTTTTGAAAGAAGTAAGAAAAGAAATTTCTTTATATGGAGACGATTTCATTAAAATTATCAACAATAAAGATTTCAAAAAACACTTCCCGGAATTAGACCAAGACGACAAGTTGAAAAAAGTTCCTCAAGGTTTTGAAAAAGAAGATCCGATGGGTGAATACTTAAAATTAAAAAGCTTCATTGTGGTTTATAATTTGAAAGACGAAGAGGTTTTAGATGAAAATGCAGCGAAAAATATGTCAGAGATTTTTAAAGTCATGAAACCTTTTAATGATTTTTTGAATACGCCGTTTCTTTAA